The Plasmodium falciparum 3D7 genome assembly, chromosome: 3 nucleotide sequence agaaaaaataaatgattgtCATTCACccaatgaaaataaaaataaagataatcaTAATCAATGTGAAGACAATTCGATCAACATAtgtaataacaaaaataataatattcaaacaaataatattaatgataacaCTGTTAacgaaaaaattaataatacatcAAAGAAGGATATGTTAAATAatacacaaaataataatgattccGAAAAGAACGACGTTGTTATTGAACAACAATTGGTAAATgaagatattttaaaaaaaaaaaacaaacaaacaaaaaaaaaaaaaaatataaatgaacctCCATATGTTAAACATAAACTAAGACCATCAAATTCGGATCCTTCTTTGCTCACATCTTATTCTAATATACATGCACTTCAAGAAACCTTGACAAGGAAAccatatcattataataccTATTTTTTAAACAACCCCGAAAAATATAgagataataaaatgaatccATACTTACACAGATTGCCAAATGATTGCTTGAAAAAAATCGATCAAGATGATAGTGATGAAACGGAAGAGGAGGATGATCTTTCAGATGTAGACCAAAATAAGGAACAAAATAAGAACCAATTAGAGGTCAACTTgccaaataataaatatccaAATTCCAATGAtgtgtataaattttttgaaaaagatattaataaatttccCATATACTGCGACATGTTTAATCATCTTATACATCCAGAAGCCTTACGATTAcatgaattatatatgaaaaataaaaaaaacatcgATTCTAACAATACAATGAATGATTTAggtaataatcaaaatagtCATAAagtagtatatataaatactgaAGATGGAGAATATTGTATTAGGCCATACGATCCGTCTGTTTATTATCATGAAAAATcatgttataaaatatgtgaCCTAGGAAATAGTTTGTGGATAGATGAATCAAGATATGCCGAAATTCAAACTAGACAATATCGAGCCCCTGAagttattttaaaaagtgGGTTCAATGAAACAGCAGATATATGGTCCTTTGCATGCATGGTATTCGAATTAGTAACAGGAGACTTTTTATTTAATCCACAAAAAGGTGATagatatgataaaaatgaagaacatTTAAGTTTTATAATTGAAGTGTTAGGAAATATACCAAAGCATATGATTGATGCAGGGTATAATTcccataaatattttaacaaaaataattatcgacttaaaaatataagaaatattaaaaaatatggtttatataaaatattaaaatataaatataatcttCCTGAAAAGGAAATTAGCCCCTTATGTAGTTTCTTATTACCCATGTTATCTGTGGATCCACAAACGCGCCCCTCAGCATATACCATGCTTCAACACCCATGGCTTAATATGGTATCATTAGAAGAAGGGGATGACATGTATATTAATGATGAATCATAttctattaataatgatagaaacatgaaaaataatagtaatagtaataatttcATCTACGACGGTCATAATagtagtaaaaataaaaattcttcaaataaaaaaaaaattgatgtAAACTACAAAATTGGTAATAATGGAAATAATGCTTATAACGATaactattataataaaaattataaaaataataaaaataataaaaattttaatgatGATGTTGTAGAACCATCACCAGATCAATATATGCAtgcaaattataataatgatattgtGCATGCAGTTTTGTATGAAAAGCcatataattcaaataatgTCATTTCATACACTAATAACAAaggacataaaaataattttgatattaattatttacaacataggaatgataataattcgaacaaacaaaatatttcattaacTACAAACGATTATACATTTAATTCGGATTATATTGCTAATATGATGGATCATGACACATATagaaaacaaataataaaaaatattcctgCACATCAAATTTCAAAACTAAAAGATGGTAAAAATTTTAAGGCATATAATGAATCTATTCAATATGAAATGCATGATTTTCAACAATACAATGAACATGATTTTGAAtacaaatttaataaaagattTGAACATGCACatcatataaaagaaatgaaacaTAACGATGATGATTACGAGGAGGAAGATGAAGATGAAGATGACGATGATGAAGATTATGAAAGTGATGttgattatgatgatgatgatgaatatGATGAAGGACAAGAACATGATGCTGATCaagatgaaaaaaacaaCGATAACGAAAAACAACAAGAACAACAAAATTACggtgaaaaatataattatgaacattatgaaaataatatgggttataataaaaacattcaACAATTgtcatatacaaataataatgatgatgaaaataatttttgtgagacacaaaatatatatatattacaaaacaaaagagatataaattttaaagaatGTACACCACGAAATAATATCaacaaagaaataaaaagtgATAAATATCAATCCAGTAAAGTTATAAATCAAAAAGATAATTATTGGAATTACAAAATCAAAGAAAACACAAAATTAAGAGAACATGCAAAAAAACAACATTATagcaacaacaataatatcaataaaaatgataatactaATATAATGAACCAAATAGATACCAAAGATCAAATATCCAAAAATTTACATGATTTATCAACAAATAACAATATGGACCAAAAACACGGTGCATTACAAAAAATGCATATGAACGAAAAAACAAACCAAGACAAACCATTAAATGACGAAGAAATTTTAATCGAAAATAGAGATGACCAGAATGTTAATAAAATCAATTGCAAAgttattaacaaaaaaaactcTTGTGCATATACTtaatagaatatatttatttatagtcAAAATTtgcaaaaaaaattttaactacaagtaaatatatacagtttatcatatatattaatttttacaattaataaataaaacagcatgcacataatattttattatattattaaaccTAACGGGTACATTTTTTtacttattaaatatatcacattatttttaattaaaagatTTATTGAATATCCATaacctttttatattaacataaaatTGTGTGTTTCATTaaaatcatatttttaaatgttacaaaaatataaatagggtcgattaataatatacatatataaatatgtatatgtaatatttcgTTTTACGTAATAatgtttataaattataccaaatatgttaataatatatataattaagtttatatatatatatatttcattacatataaataaatacgtgcaattataattttattttatttttttttaattgtaaaatataaatttattttaatacaatataattattgcCTTAAAacacttaatatatattataaaataactaaataatattatttcaatttattttatatatttaaaatatataatatatatatattttgaaaattatgtataaaaaattttgaaatataaatgagaaaaaaaaaaaaaaaaaaaaaaaaaaaaaattaaatataaaattaaaattaaaattaaattatatattttaattattaatttaatttttttgtaaattgaTAAAATTCAATTTCccaaaaaaatttattgtcttatattgttttattttatttttttattttttgtttttatggAGTTGCACCGACATTAAAAAGAAACGAAAcgatatatacttttttataatcaacGTTCACGGTTACGTTTCtgtttttctttctttttttttaattatttatttatgtgtattAACTTAAATATTTGGAAATATGCAAAATTATGCATAATACTGAAAATAAAGACTAAACAAATGGAAAatcaacatatattttatgtctATTATATATGTCATTTCGATATTGTTATTGTTTATTAACAAATgggtaaaataataaaaatggtcATCATCGGTATTGTACAAAAATgtgaaaattaaaaaatatgtacaaaagtaaaaatatgttattcaattatatatatatatatatatatataatatttcacatacacaaacatatatataacatataattgTGTACTCCTTTTTGAATAcggtttttatttttgttattgttttttctttttattctgggttattttcttctgtacttttttaaatatatatcgtAATAATAGTTGAGTACGCACTAATATGtcaatttgaaaaaaaatattgtacACGTGAATAAAGTATTAGTAAAAAAtggtttcattttttaagactccgatcattattttttttttcctcttaTGTTTAAATGAAAAGGTATTATGTtcaataaatgaaaatgaaaatttagGCGAAAATAAAAACGAAAATGCAAATGTAAACACACctgaaaatttaaataaacttCTAAATGAGTATGACAATATTGAACAATTAAAATCCATGATAGGAAATGATGAACTACATAAGAATTTAACaatattagaaaaattaattttagaGTCTCtagaaaaagataaattaaaatatcctCTCCTTAAACAAGGAACTGAACAATTGATAGATATatcaaaatttaataaaaaaaatattacagaTGCGGATGATGAAACGTACATCATACCTACCGTCCAATCAAGCTTTCACGATATTGTAAAATATGAACATCTTATAAAAGAACAATCAATAGAAATTTATAATTCTGATATATCAGataaaattaagaaaaaaatatttattgtaaGAACATTgaaaacaataaaattaatgCTTATACCATTAAATTCATacaaacaaaataatgatttGAAATCTGCGCTcgaagaattaaataatgtatTTACAAACAAAGAAGCTCAAAAGGAAAGCAGTCCAATAGGCGACCATGGGACATTCTTTAGAAAATTGTTAACACATGTTAGAAcaattaaagaaaatgaagatatagaaaataaaggAGAAACACTTATATTAGGcgataataaaatagatgTAATGAATTCAAACGATTTCTTTTTTACAACCAACTCAAATGTAAAATTTATGGAAAATTTAGATGATATAACAAATCAATATGGATTAGGTTTGATTAATCATTTGGGTCCTCATTTAATAggtacacatataaatatattatattaatatatatatatatatatatatataaatacagttatatatacctttatatacattttttttaatagccTTGGGACATTTTGTTGTATTAAAATTAGCactaaaaaattacaaaaattattttgaagcaaaaaatataaaattttttagtTGGCAAAAAATTTTAGAGTTCTCCATGTCTGATAGATTTAAGGTTCTTGATATGATGTGTAACCATGAATCTGTATATTATTCCGAAAAAAAACGTAGAAAGACATATTTAAAAGTCGACAGATCAAGCACATCTATGGAATGTAATATATTggaatatttattacattattttaataaataccAACTAGAAATAATTAAAACTACACAAGATACAGATTTCGATTTACATGGTATGATggaacataaatatataaaagattatttcttttcatttatgTGTAACGATCCTAAagaatgtattatttatcatacgaatcaatttaaaaaagaagcTAACGAAGAAAACACTTTTCCTGAACAAGAAGAACCTAACCGTCAAATAAGtgcatttaatttatatttaaattattattatttcatgaAACGTTATAGTTCATAtggaacaaaaaaaacattatatgttcatttattaaatttaactGGACTTTTAagtaacaataaaaaaaattatcagaaaaaaaaaaaaataagaacatatttaatattttgttaattgaatatgtatttattaaatatgttattattaatttttattttattagacCATGATACAAGAGCATACGTGACATCCCTTTATTTACCAGGATATTACAACGgtaaggaaatatatatatatatataaatatatatatgtatggatataaaattaaaagccTAAACTTATATTTCTATCCTcatcttatattattttactttttgtTTTAGCTGTCGAAATGTCTTTTACGGACGATAAAGAGTTTTCCACACTTTTTGAAAGCTTAATACAATGtaaatagaaatattattaattaaataattaaatatttatttaatatataattaattctttttttaatttatatatatatatataatt carries:
- a CDS encoding serine/threonine protein kinase — encoded protein: MSFSNTCSLSNNSNSSSSSEDATSGKLQYTESDDEGSDEYCEGGYHPVKINEIYNDRYRIEGKLGWGHFSTVWVATDLKSKPLKFVAIKIQKGSETYTESAKCEINYLNTVKVNSFDSSWVELKEQQRERLFHYNMTKGVVSFIDSFEHKGPNGTHICMVFEFMGPNLLSLIKHYDYKGIPLNLVRKIATHVLIGMQYLHDVCKIIHSDIKPENVLVSPLTTIPKPKDYTKDKLESNKSNQVEKKENDQNVDKKLITTMNNNINTNLSEKKKVINDTQKNDKNIEYDQKCTSSKENIEDNVSFVNDPSDPNQKNNLNNNITDNNIIPSNVQIEKQSTLSKNKKNEKDSYININNSLTNDDQNLKREDIKFNDKAEGITKYDMLNIKNNISIKEKINDCHSPNENKNKDNHNQCEDNSINICNNKNNNIQTNNINDNTVNEKINNTSKKDMLNNTQNNNDSEKNDVVIEQQLVNEDILKKKNKQTKKKKNINEPPYVKHKLRPSNSDPSLLTSYSNIHALQETLTRKPYHYNTYFLNNPEKYRDNKMNPYLHRLPNDCLKKIDQDDSDETEEEDDLSDVDQNKEQNKNQLEVNLPNNKYPNSNDVYKFFEKDINKFPIYCDMFNHLIHPEALRLHELYMKNKKNIDSNNTMNDLGNNQNSHKVVYINTEDGEYCIRPYDPSVYYHEKSCYKICDLGNSLWIDESRYAEIQTRQYRAPEVILKSGFNETADIWSFACMVFELVTGDFLFNPQKGDRYDKNEEHLSFIIEVLGNIPKHMIDAGYNSHKYFNKNNYRLKNIRNIKKYGLYKILKYKYNLPEKEISPLCSFLLPMLSVDPQTRPSAYTMLQHPWLNMVSLEEGDDMYINDESYSINNDRNMKNNSNSNNFIYDGHNSSKNKNSSNKKKIDVNYKIGNNGNNAYNDNYYNKNYKNNKNNKNFNDDVVEPSPDQYMHANYNNDIVHAVLYEKPYNSNNVISYTNNKGHKNNFDINYLQHRNDNNSNKQNISLTTNDYTFNSDYIANMMDHDTYRKQIIKNIPAHQISKLKDGKNFKAYNESIQYEMHDFQQYNEHDFEYKFNKRFEHAHHIKEMKHNDDDYEEEDEDEDDDDEDYESDVDYDDDDEYDEGQEHDADQDEKNNDNEKQQEQQNYGEKYNYEHYENNMGYNKNIQQLSYTNNNDDENNFCETQNIYILQNKRDINFKECTPRNNINKEIKSDKYQSSKVINQKDNYWNYKIKENTKLREHAKKQHYSNNNNINKNDNTNIMNQIDTKDQISKNLHDLSTNNNMDQKHGALQKMHMNEKTNQDKPLNDEEILIENRDDQNVNKINCKVINKKNSCAYT